A stretch of the Bacteroidales bacterium genome encodes the following:
- a CDS encoding DEAD/DEAH box helicase has protein sequence MLNFQELGLKPDLIKAVEALGFKEPMPVQAAVIPFLLTQARDVVGLAQTGTGKTAAFGLPLLQYLDLSLRHTQALILCPTRELCMQITRDLQSFAAFMPGVNIVPIYGGASFDVQLKQLAAKPQIIVATPGRLNDMIRRKKVDFSKVSWVVLDEADEMLDMGFQEEVDTILESTPKDKHTLLFSATMPEEVERILTKYMQKPVIKTVGQRNSGTSNVKHMYYMVQAKDRYQALKRIADFNPRMYALIFCRTRAETQEIADSLIRDGYNADSLHGDLSQAQRDHVMKRFRNRTLQMMVATDVAARGLDVNDLTHVINYNLPDEADTYIHRSGRTGRADKTGICVSIIHMKEKFKIKMIEKKVGREFAKAKIPTGVQVCEKQLFHHIDNMENVEVNREEIESFLPVIYRKLEWMDREEIIKRFVSLEFNRFLDYYRDARDLNVEESRDSRGEVSRFQRMFFSVGRKDKMAAQQIIGLINEVTRSRDVRIGRIDIMHAFSFVDVDSNSVELLKRSFANESQNPMRVRIELASDRDGAAPQTKRKKPSFGGNRDDFSGDKFQRKEFFSESRGKRSAGKDKKSKFKRR, from the coding sequence ATGCTTAATTTTCAAGAACTTGGGTTGAAACCGGACCTTATAAAAGCGGTTGAAGCCCTCGGGTTCAAAGAACCCATGCCTGTACAGGCAGCCGTAATCCCATTTTTACTGACCCAAGCCCGCGACGTTGTCGGTCTTGCACAAACCGGAACAGGCAAAACTGCCGCATTCGGTTTACCCTTGCTGCAATATCTGGATTTGAGCCTGCGCCATACGCAAGCCCTAATCCTTTGCCCCACCCGTGAGCTTTGCATGCAAATTACCCGTGACCTGCAAAGCTTTGCAGCATTTATGCCAGGTGTGAACATTGTCCCGATATACGGAGGCGCCAGTTTTGATGTGCAACTTAAACAGTTGGCGGCAAAACCTCAAATCATTGTAGCTACCCCGGGCAGGCTCAACGATATGATCCGTCGTAAAAAAGTGGATTTCAGTAAGGTTTCCTGGGTAGTGCTCGACGAAGCCGATGAAATGCTCGATATGGGTTTCCAGGAAGAAGTAGATACCATCCTTGAGTCCACACCGAAAGATAAGCATACACTGCTTTTTTCGGCTACAATGCCCGAAGAAGTGGAACGCATCCTGACCAAATACATGCAGAAGCCGGTTATTAAAACTGTGGGACAGCGTAATTCAGGAACCAGCAATGTAAAACACATGTATTACATGGTTCAGGCCAAAGATCGCTACCAGGCGTTGAAACGCATTGCCGATTTCAACCCCCGCATGTATGCGCTCATTTTTTGCCGGACCCGTGCTGAGACCCAGGAAATAGCCGACTCACTCATACGCGACGGTTACAATGCCGATTCGCTTCATGGTGATCTGAGCCAGGCGCAACGCGACCATGTAATGAAACGCTTCCGTAATCGGACCCTGCAAATGATGGTTGCCACCGATGTTGCAGCCCGTGGCCTGGATGTAAATGATCTTACCCATGTGATCAACTATAACCTGCCCGATGAAGCCGATACCTATATTCACAGGAGCGGCAGAACAGGAAGGGCCGATAAAACCGGCATCTGCGTCTCAATCATCCACATGAAAGAGAAATTCAAGATCAAGATGATTGAGAAAAAGGTTGGCCGTGAATTTGCCAAAGCCAAGATTCCAACCGGCGTGCAGGTTTGCGAGAAACAACTTTTCCATCATATTGACAATATGGAAAACGTGGAGGTGAATCGCGAAGAAATTGAATCTTTCTTACCTGTTATCTATCGCAAGCTCGAGTGGATGGATCGCGAAGAGATCATCAAAAGATTTGTTTCACTGGAATTCAACCGCTTCCTTGATTATTACCGCGATGCTCGTGATTTGAATGTTGAAGAAAGCCGGGATTCGCGTGGTGAAGTATCACGTTTTCAGCGCATGTTTTTTAGTGTGGGTCGTAAAGATAAAATGGCAGCACAGCAGATCATCGGCCTGATCAACGAGGTAACCCGTTCGCGTGATGTGAGGATAGGCCGCATTGACATCATGCATGCTTTTTCATTTGTGGATGTTGACAGCAATTCCGTAGAACTTCTCAAGCGCTCATTCGCCAATGAAAGTCAGAACCCGATGCGGGTGAGGATTGAACTTGCCAGCGACAGGGATGGCGCCGCACCTCAAACAAAAAGAAAAAAGCCATCGTTCGGTGGAAACAGGGACGATTTCTCGGGTGATAAATTTCAGAGAAAAGAGTTTTTCTCTGAGTCAAGGGGAAAAAGATCAGCGGGTAAAGACAAGAAGTCGAAATTCAAACGGAGATAA
- a CDS encoding DUF4255 domain-containing protein, with protein sequence MVHPVLKFLAEQMNVFIDQVKKAGDGITSPVVALQNVARLSEDDLDTTNNLLLSLVNLSEEPTMKNNPGHTIVNNDLVKYGNPPVNLNLSLLVSSCMTNYENALIYLSFAITFFQGKNIFTKQNSMTQVEGLPDNFRIIVDLQSLSLEQVNFLWSTLGGKQQPFACYKVRILQLERDSTTETRGIIRQVRIEESGI encoded by the coding sequence ATGGTTCATCCTGTTTTAAAATTCCTTGCTGAACAAATGAATGTATTCATTGACCAGGTAAAAAAAGCCGGCGATGGGATCACTTCTCCTGTTGTTGCTTTGCAGAATGTTGCCCGCCTCAGCGAGGATGATCTTGATACGACCAATAATCTTCTCCTTTCTCTTGTGAACCTGTCGGAAGAGCCGACCATGAAAAATAATCCCGGGCATACTATTGTTAACAATGATCTTGTGAAATACGGTAACCCACCGGTAAATCTCAACTTATCGCTACTGGTTTCTTCATGTATGACTAATTACGAGAATGCATTGATCTACCTATCGTTTGCTATAACCTTCTTTCAGGGTAAAAACATTTTCACCAAACAGAATAGTATGACACAGGTAGAGGGCTTGCCTGATAATTTCCGCATTATCGTTGATCTTCAATCGTTGAGTCTTGAACAGGTAAATTTCCTCTGGAGCACCCTGGGTGGAAAACAGCAACCATTTGCATGTTATAAAGTAAGGATACTGCAGCTTGAGCGCGACAGCACAACCGAAACCCGTGGAATAATCAGGCAGGTAAGAATTGAGGAATCAGGAATCTAA
- a CDS encoding phage tail sheath family protein, translating into MATTYKTPGVYVEEISKLPPSVAQVETAIPAFIGFTENDSYNGLSLLNKPRRIRSLADFEQVFGMPRQTAFTNDNDPTNGIRIMKNTQGEFVMDGSLRDPFDSLQFRLHYCLQMYFANGGGPCYIISCGSYDDAVFNEPDQMEDALAALRKEDEPTMIIFTDAVSLSRTDFYSLYTRALTQAAELMDRVVIADLYLDLSDAQRLSDFKAGKIDMYYDMGAGALADDFRTGIGNNNLTYGAAYFPWLITTLPYFTDESQIVITGGVDELADVEVLRKYPEPGQADVEDPQESLYHMNSQLYAAIKKQMDMLRVILPPASALAGVYATVDSTRGVWKAPANISLNFVKELSVKLDDEDQKDMNVTATGKSINAIRRFTGKGILVWGARTLAGNDNEWRYISVRRFYNMVEESVKKATEPFVFEPNDANTWVKVRAMIENFLILQWRAGALQGAKPEEAFFVRVGLGETMTALDILEGRMIVEIGLAVVRPAEFIILRFSHKMVVS; encoded by the coding sequence ATGGCAACAACCTACAAAACCCCAGGAGTGTATGTTGAAGAAATCTCCAAACTGCCTCCATCCGTAGCCCAGGTTGAAACGGCAATTCCTGCTTTTATCGGGTTCACTGAAAATGACAGTTATAACGGATTGTCGCTCTTAAACAAGCCCAGGCGCATCAGGTCACTCGCTGATTTTGAACAGGTATTTGGAATGCCCAGGCAAACAGCCTTTACCAATGATAACGATCCCACCAACGGCATCAGGATAATGAAAAATACGCAAGGTGAATTTGTAATGGATGGCAGCCTGCGCGATCCTTTCGACAGCCTGCAGTTCAGGCTGCATTATTGCCTGCAGATGTATTTTGCCAATGGTGGCGGGCCGTGTTACATCATTTCCTGCGGAAGTTACGATGATGCTGTCTTTAACGAACCAGACCAGATGGAAGATGCATTGGCGGCGCTCAGGAAAGAAGATGAACCGACCATGATCATTTTCACTGATGCAGTATCCCTTTCCCGCACTGATTTCTACTCGCTCTACACCAGGGCCTTAACCCAGGCTGCTGAGTTAATGGACAGGGTTGTGATCGCCGATTTATACCTGGATCTTTCCGATGCTCAAAGGTTGAGTGATTTTAAGGCAGGCAAAATTGACATGTATTATGATATGGGGGCCGGAGCCCTGGCTGATGATTTCCGCACAGGTATCGGCAACAATAATCTTACCTATGGAGCGGCTTATTTCCCCTGGCTTATAACAACTTTGCCCTACTTCACCGATGAAAGTCAAATTGTGATCACCGGCGGTGTGGATGAACTTGCCGACGTGGAGGTGCTTCGTAAATACCCCGAACCTGGTCAGGCCGATGTGGAAGACCCGCAGGAATCATTGTACCACATGAACAGTCAGTTGTATGCCGCTATCAAAAAGCAGATGGATATGCTGAGGGTAATTCTGCCCCCGGCTTCTGCATTAGCAGGGGTTTATGCAACGGTTGACAGCACACGTGGGGTTTGGAAAGCGCCTGCAAACATCAGTCTGAACTTTGTAAAGGAACTCAGTGTCAAACTCGACGATGAGGATCAGAAAGATATGAATGTAACAGCGACAGGAAAATCAATCAACGCCATTCGCAGGTTCACAGGCAAAGGCATATTGGTTTGGGGCGCCCGCACCCTGGCTGGCAATGACAACGAATGGCGGTACATCAGTGTGCGCAGGTTCTATAATATGGTTGAGGAAAGCGTGAAAAAAGCCACCGAACCCTTTGTGTTCGAACCCAACGATGCAAATACATGGGTGAAAGTGAGGGCTATGATTGAAAACTTCCTGATCCTGCAATGGAGGGCAGGTGCGCTGCAAGGTGCAAAACCAGAGGAGGCATTCTTTGTGCGCGTAGGTTTAGGTGAAACCATGACCGCCCTCGACATCCTCGAAGGCCGCATGATCGTTGAGATCGGGCTTGCAGTAGTAAGGCCGGCAGAGTTCATCATCCTCAGGTTCAGCCATAAAATGGTAGTTTCATAG